The Chthonomonas sp. genome includes a window with the following:
- a CDS encoding FAD-dependent oxidoreductase, which yields MRVGIIGAGMAGLAAARRLQEAGHACVVFEKSKGLGGRLATRRIDEFTFDTGVTSLSPGTSALGIEMTEKLDTTDLIEIHRRIDVHEYGRISPGSSTANKGVRYGYRNGVTTIAKLLAEGLEIRLSTPVECINEVANRYELHGELFDRVIITSPTPQTQFLLQTVGERRALDSVRYRSCLSVLLGYGTPDPDVPYFALIDPEQRNPLVWLSLESVKVPGRAPEGACAMVAQLNAAYSAEYFAAPDAEIVSEAVAQVRRLLGHEFDHPQVSEVKRWKYSQPELSISFDSANPPGTRVLVAGDGMNGGRAELAYDSGLRAALRLMEEA from the coding sequence ATGAGGGTGGGCATTATCGGCGCTGGCATGGCAGGCTTGGCAGCGGCGCGACGATTGCAGGAAGCTGGTCACGCCTGCGTCGTTTTCGAAAAATCCAAGGGCCTCGGCGGTCGGCTTGCGACTCGGCGGATAGACGAGTTCACCTTCGACACAGGCGTCACTTCTCTCTCCCCCGGCACCTCGGCGCTCGGCATCGAAATGACCGAGAAACTCGATACGACGGACCTCATTGAGATCCATCGCCGCATCGATGTCCACGAGTACGGCCGCATCTCACCCGGCTCGTCGACCGCGAACAAGGGTGTCCGGTATGGCTACCGCAACGGCGTCACCACTATCGCAAAACTACTCGCCGAGGGGCTTGAAATCCGGCTCTCGACTCCGGTCGAATGCATCAACGAGGTCGCCAACCGATACGAACTGCATGGAGAGCTCTTTGATCGGGTGATCATCACTTCGCCCACGCCTCAAACCCAGTTCCTGCTCCAGACCGTCGGCGAGCGCCGGGCACTCGATTCCGTCCGCTACCGCAGTTGCCTCAGCGTCCTGCTCGGCTACGGCACACCCGATCCCGACGTCCCGTACTTTGCGCTGATTGACCCAGAGCAGCGCAACCCGCTTGTTTGGCTCAGCCTGGAGTCGGTCAAGGTCCCTGGCCGCGCGCCAGAGGGCGCATGCGCCATGGTTGCCCAGTTGAACGCCGCCTACAGCGCCGAGTACTTTGCGGCTCCGGATGCAGAGATCGTCAGCGAAGCGGTCGCCCAGGTACGACGTCTGCTCGGCCACGAGTTCGATCATCCACAGGTCTCCGAAGTCAAGCGTTGGAAGTACAGCCAGCCCGAATTGAGCATCTCGTTCGACTCCGCGAACCCGCCCGGGACACGTGTCCTCGTCGCCGGTGACGGCATGAATGGCGGCCGTGCGGAGTTGGCTTACGACAGCGGATTGCGTGCAGCCCTGCGACTGATGGAGGAAGCATGA
- a CDS encoding class I SAM-dependent methyltransferase: MDVKLDKTRLRELERTIAEMRHERFENLPEKYVCFSPEYVGFHSRRFACLVLMLERLGLTAESRLLDVGPTFTSILFHRTFKCRVDSLSFSPDEETPYGQNFQFDLNLAQRKQDWREDLGDYDAITFAEVIEHLYTSPRIVLEYLASRLKPGGVLLIQTPNAVGIKQRIQLLLGKHPYEEISDDPESPNHYRECTLAELVRYAQKAGLEVIHADTYNYFNPTYRQKNKRIKPWMGSLFYRISDFLPRGMKRGMMVVCRRPG, encoded by the coding sequence ATGGACGTGAAACTGGACAAAACTCGACTGCGAGAGTTGGAGCGGACGATCGCGGAGATGCGGCATGAGCGGTTTGAAAACTTGCCAGAGAAGTACGTCTGCTTCTCGCCGGAGTACGTCGGTTTTCACTCCCGGCGTTTCGCATGCCTGGTACTGATGTTGGAGCGGCTGGGGTTGACGGCCGAGTCGCGGCTGCTGGACGTCGGCCCGACGTTCACTTCGATCCTTTTCCATCGCACTTTCAAATGCCGAGTGGACTCTCTGAGCTTCTCACCCGACGAGGAGACCCCCTACGGGCAGAACTTTCAGTTCGATCTGAATCTCGCACAGCGTAAGCAAGATTGGCGGGAGGATCTGGGAGATTACGACGCCATCACGTTTGCTGAGGTGATTGAGCACCTGTACACGTCACCGCGGATCGTGCTGGAGTACCTTGCTTCGCGTCTGAAGCCAGGGGGAGTTCTGCTGATCCAGACGCCGAATGCAGTTGGGATCAAGCAACGGATCCAGTTGCTGCTGGGCAAGCACCCGTACGAAGAGATCAGTGACGATCCGGAGAGCCCAAACCACTATCGGGAGTGCACTCTGGCGGAATTGGTTCGGTACGCGCAGAAGGCGGGGCTGGAGGTGATCCACGCGGATACGTACAATTACTTCAACCCGACGTACCGGCAGAAGAATAAGCGGATCAAGCCGTGGATGGGGTCGCTTTTCTACCGCATCTCGGATTTCTTGCCCCGGGGCATGAAGCGCGGGATGATGGTCGTGTGTCGGCGACCCGGATGA